The following proteins are co-located in the Candidatus Tumulicola sp. genome:
- a CDS encoding choice-of-anchor tandem repeat GloVer-containing protein → MSAVAILLSGCAQSAQTIGVPATGLPSAQADAMGRPLRDLHNFSGATDGSVATSGVIQQSGKLYGVASQGGSGSSGVVYESTTGGKLRVLYAFPANGAAAFPDGGLLSRHGKLYGTTAYLDGSVYSVTPDGAFAIVHQFGGADGATPQGGLIDVHGTIYGTATSGGAHGSGVVFAIDPSGTERTVYDFGATANDASSPASRLTWWNGKLYGTTTTGGAYGGGTVYSLTLTGSEAILYSFGNGTDGKNPFCSGVTPFHGKLFGTTSGGGTHAEGVVFAISPSGSGGTIYNFGQQSNDGAAPMSGVIAYHGALYGPAYQGGRNNEGAIFRITASGAEKTLYSFRGISDGSEPFGRLLAIGVQLYGTAPAGGSNGDGTLYRFTP, encoded by the coding sequence ATGAGCGCGGTTGCAATACTCTTGTCCGGTTGCGCACAGTCCGCGCAGACGATCGGCGTTCCGGCGACGGGATTGCCGTCCGCGCAGGCAGACGCGATGGGCCGGCCCCTTCGCGATCTGCATAATTTTAGCGGCGCTACGGACGGCAGTGTGGCGACGTCGGGGGTAATACAACAATCCGGCAAGCTGTACGGCGTAGCGTCGCAAGGTGGAAGCGGTTCGTCGGGAGTCGTCTACGAATCGACGACGGGCGGTAAGTTGCGCGTTCTGTATGCGTTTCCGGCAAATGGTGCCGCTGCGTTTCCCGACGGCGGCCTGCTCTCGCGGCACGGAAAATTGTACGGCACGACCGCCTATTTGGACGGCTCGGTGTATTCGGTTACACCCGACGGTGCGTTCGCAATCGTGCATCAGTTCGGAGGCGCGGATGGTGCGACGCCTCAGGGCGGATTAATCGACGTTCACGGGACGATCTACGGAACGGCGACATCCGGCGGCGCGCACGGAAGCGGGGTGGTGTTTGCGATCGACCCATCCGGCACAGAACGAACGGTCTATGACTTCGGAGCGACCGCCAACGATGCTTCGTCTCCGGCATCGCGTCTTACATGGTGGAACGGAAAGTTGTACGGAACGACCACCACCGGCGGCGCGTACGGCGGGGGCACGGTGTATTCCCTGACGCTCACCGGAAGTGAAGCGATTTTGTACAGTTTCGGAAACGGAACGGATGGCAAGAATCCGTTCTGCTCAGGTGTGACGCCGTTCCACGGCAAGCTTTTTGGCACGACGAGTGGTGGCGGAACGCACGCCGAGGGCGTCGTGTTCGCGATCTCCCCATCCGGCAGTGGCGGAACGATCTATAATTTCGGTCAACAAAGCAACGATGGTGCCGCTCCCATGAGTGGAGTGATCGCGTACCACGGAGCGCTGTATGGACCGGCCTACCAAGGCGGAAGAAACAATGAGGGAGCGATCTTTCGGATCACAGCGTCGGGCGCGGAAAAGACGCTGTACAGCTTCCGGGGCATCAGCGACGGTAGCGAACCGTTCGGTAGACTCTTAGCGATCGGCGTCCAACTGTATGGCACGGCTCCGGCCGGCGGCAGCAACGGCGACGGCACCTTGTATCGCTTTACACCGTAG
- a CDS encoding SDR family oxidoreductase: protein MSSDSRTLAGRHAIVTGGARGIGAGIVAALRSHGAHVSIVSRTPPDGDTTDWHQADVTDAGGIEDALHRCRERYGPVAILVNNAGVAESASLTRTGDDLWRRSIAVNLDGTFYCSRAVAPEMVAAGWARIVNVASTAGLQGSAYLAAYCASKHGVIGLTRAIAAEYAGTGVTCNAICPGYTDTDMLDRAVDNVVRYTGAAVADARERLARDNPEGRIASVEEVASAVLGLIEGNRTGVALVIPGSTEA, encoded by the coding sequence ATGTCGTCTGATTCGCGGACGCTCGCAGGCCGTCACGCGATCGTCACCGGTGGTGCGCGCGGTATCGGCGCGGGCATCGTTGCTGCATTGCGCTCGCATGGCGCGCACGTCAGCATCGTGTCGCGTACGCCACCCGACGGCGACACTACCGATTGGCACCAAGCCGACGTTACCGACGCCGGCGGAATCGAAGATGCGTTGCATCGTTGTCGCGAGCGCTACGGTCCGGTCGCAATCCTTGTGAACAACGCGGGCGTCGCGGAGTCGGCCTCGCTGACGCGCACCGGCGACGATCTGTGGCGACGGTCGATCGCGGTCAATCTGGACGGAACGTTTTATTGTTCGCGCGCGGTCGCACCGGAAATGGTCGCGGCGGGTTGGGCGCGGATCGTCAACGTCGCCAGCACCGCCGGCTTGCAAGGTTCGGCGTACTTGGCCGCCTACTGCGCGAGCAAGCACGGCGTGATCGGACTGACGCGTGCGATTGCCGCCGAGTACGCCGGTACCGGCGTCACGTGCAACGCGATTTGTCCGGGCTACACCGATACCGACATGCTCGACCGCGCCGTCGACAACGTCGTACGCTATACCGGTGCCGCGGTCGCAGACGCGCGCGAGCGGCTAGCTCGCGATAATCCCGAGGGACGTATCGCGTCGGTCGAAGAGGTGGCCTCTGCGGTCCTAGGGCTGATCGAGGGCAACCGCACCGGCGTCGCCCTCGTCATTCCGGGTTCTACAGAGGCGTAA
- a CDS encoding bifunctional salicylyl-CoA 5-hydroxylase/oxidoreductase codes for MRINCVGGGPAGLYFSILAKRRFPDWDIRVIERNRPLDTFGWGVVFSDATLGNLRAADEPTHRAITEAFAHWDDIDVHFAGRTIASGGHGFCGISRKELLGILQRRAAEVGVDLHFEIDVADVSAYRDCDLLIAADGINSRIRNTYASTFQPNLDTRLCRFVWLGTTLPLDAFTFIFEKTEHGWFTVHAYRFDRDLSTFIVECREETWLAHGLDKFDSAETVAFCEELFARYLHGHKLMTNSAHLRGRDWLNFTRVGNEHWIHENVVLMGDAAHTAHFSVGSGTKLAMEDAIGLADSLQTANGRLEDALRAYEDVRKLEVLKLQNAARNSTEWFENVARYAALPPEQFAYSLLTRSQRIGHENLRLRDTTYVEGVERWFAGGASIPPMFAPLLLRGLALRNRVVVSPMDMYSAVDGMPNEFHMVHLGSRALGGAGLLFTEMTCVTRDGRISPGCAGMYLDEHLGAWKRIVDFVHHFSNAKICMQLGHSGPKGSTKLMWEGMDQPLADDENWPLVAPSAIPYAPVNQVPRELTRAEMDAIRDAFVRSTEMAERAGFDMIELHCAHGYLLSSFITPLQNQRTDDYGGSLENRLRYPLEVFTAVRAAWPADKPISVRISATDWVAGGISGEDSVEIARAFKLAGADLIDVSTGQTSPDAKPVYGRMFQTPYADRIRNEIGIATMAVGNVTEPDQVNAILAAGRADLVALGRPHLADPFWTLHAAAQLGYAEADWPVQYVPGKQQLERLIERAAEQAAANVV; via the coding sequence ATGCGGATCAACTGCGTCGGGGGCGGACCGGCCGGCCTGTACTTTTCGATTCTGGCCAAGCGCCGGTTTCCGGATTGGGACATCCGCGTCATCGAACGCAATCGCCCGCTCGACACGTTCGGCTGGGGCGTCGTGTTCTCGGACGCGACGCTCGGCAATCTGCGCGCCGCCGACGAGCCGACGCATCGCGCCATCACCGAAGCGTTCGCGCACTGGGACGACATCGACGTTCACTTCGCCGGACGGACGATCGCCTCGGGCGGCCACGGATTCTGTGGGATCTCGCGTAAAGAGCTGCTCGGAATTTTACAACGCCGCGCGGCCGAAGTCGGGGTCGACCTGCACTTCGAAATCGACGTCGCCGACGTTTCGGCCTATCGCGACTGCGATCTGCTGATCGCTGCCGACGGCATCAACAGCCGCATCCGCAATACCTACGCGTCGACCTTTCAGCCCAACCTCGACACGCGCTTATGCCGCTTCGTGTGGCTCGGCACGACGTTGCCGCTCGACGCCTTCACGTTCATTTTCGAAAAGACCGAACACGGCTGGTTCACCGTTCACGCCTACCGCTTCGACCGCGATCTTAGCACGTTCATCGTGGAATGTCGCGAAGAGACGTGGCTGGCGCACGGTCTCGACAAGTTCGATTCCGCCGAGACCGTCGCGTTCTGCGAAGAGTTGTTCGCCCGGTACCTCCACGGTCACAAACTGATGACCAATAGCGCGCACCTGCGCGGACGCGATTGGCTCAACTTTACACGTGTCGGCAACGAGCACTGGATTCACGAGAACGTCGTGCTGATGGGCGACGCCGCCCACACGGCGCATTTTTCGGTCGGTTCCGGTACCAAACTCGCGATGGAGGATGCGATCGGCCTCGCCGATTCTTTGCAGACCGCAAATGGTCGTTTGGAAGACGCGCTTCGCGCCTACGAGGACGTTCGTAAGCTCGAAGTTCTGAAATTACAGAATGCGGCGCGTAACTCGACCGAGTGGTTCGAAAACGTGGCCCGCTACGCTGCTTTGCCACCCGAGCAATTCGCCTATAGCCTGCTGACGCGCAGCCAACGAATCGGTCACGAAAACCTGCGCCTGCGCGATACAACGTATGTCGAGGGTGTCGAGCGTTGGTTCGCAGGCGGAGCCTCCATACCGCCGATGTTCGCGCCGCTGCTCTTGCGTGGGCTCGCACTACGCAACCGCGTTGTCGTTTCGCCGATGGATATGTACAGCGCGGTCGACGGTATGCCCAACGAATTCCACATGGTCCATTTGGGCTCGCGCGCGCTGGGCGGCGCAGGTCTGCTATTTACCGAAATGACCTGCGTCACACGCGATGGCCGCATCTCGCCCGGCTGCGCCGGCATGTACCTCGACGAACACCTTGGCGCGTGGAAGCGGATCGTCGATTTCGTGCATCACTTTTCGAACGCAAAGATCTGCATGCAGCTAGGGCATTCGGGGCCGAAAGGCTCGACCAAGCTGATGTGGGAGGGTATGGATCAACCGCTCGCGGACGATGAGAACTGGCCACTCGTTGCGCCGTCGGCGATTCCGTACGCACCGGTCAATCAGGTGCCGCGCGAATTGACCCGGGCGGAGATGGATGCAATTCGCGACGCCTTCGTACGATCGACCGAGATGGCCGAACGCGCCGGCTTCGACATGATCGAACTGCACTGCGCGCACGGCTACCTGTTGTCGTCGTTTATCACGCCGTTGCAAAACCAACGAACCGACGACTATGGTGGTTCGCTCGAAAATCGCCTGCGATATCCGCTCGAAGTCTTTACCGCGGTGCGCGCGGCGTGGCCGGCAGACAAACCGATCTCCGTGCGCATCTCGGCGACCGATTGGGTTGCGGGCGGAATTTCCGGCGAGGACTCGGTAGAAATCGCGCGCGCGTTCAAGCTCGCCGGCGCCGATCTCATCGACGTTTCGACCGGGCAGACATCGCCGGATGCCAAACCCGTCTACGGACGGATGTTCCAAACGCCCTACGCCGATCGCATTCGCAACGAAATCGGCATCGCGACGATGGCCGTCGGTAACGTCACCGAACCGGATCAGGTCAACGCAATCCTAGCCGCCGGACGCGCCGATTTGGTCGCGCTCGGACGCCCGCATCTGGCCGATCCGTTCTGGACGTTACACGCCGCCGCGCAACTCGGATATGCCGAGGCCGATTGGCCGGTGCAATACGTTCCCGGAAAACAGCAACTCGAGCGGCTAATCGAACGCGCGGCCGAGCAGGCCGCCGCCAATGTCGTCTGA
- a CDS encoding class I SAM-dependent methyltransferase, protein MIGKSEFVDQSVQQYILETTVREHPILAELRRETDNLPNAVMEIGADQGAFMQLLARAIGAKRYLEIGVFTGYSSLAVALALPDDGRVVACDVSEEYTAVARRYWQKAGVAEKIDLHIGPALETLRELLADGVEPFDMAFIDADKVNTDAYYELALEALRPGGLILVDNALQSGDVADLSQNGTGTVAMRALNAKAAVDRRVDVSLITLCDGVLIARKH, encoded by the coding sequence ATGATCGGCAAGAGCGAATTCGTCGACCAATCGGTACAGCAGTACATCCTCGAAACGACGGTTCGAGAACACCCGATCTTGGCCGAACTGCGCCGTGAAACCGACAATCTACCCAATGCGGTAATGGAGATCGGCGCCGATCAGGGCGCCTTCATGCAGCTGCTGGCGAGGGCGATCGGCGCGAAACGCTATCTCGAAATCGGCGTCTTTACCGGTTATAGTTCGCTGGCCGTCGCGTTGGCATTACCCGACGACGGTCGCGTGGTCGCGTGCGATGTGAGCGAGGAGTACACCGCGGTCGCGCGCCGCTATTGGCAGAAGGCCGGCGTCGCCGAAAAGATCGACTTACATATCGGGCCGGCGCTTGAGACGCTGCGCGAACTATTAGCCGACGGTGTCGAGCCCTTCGACATGGCGTTCATCGATGCGGATAAAGTCAACACCGACGCCTACTACGAACTGGCATTGGAAGCCCTGCGCCCCGGCGGTTTGATTCTGGTCGACAACGCGCTGCAGAGCGGCGACGTCGCCGATCTTTCGCAGAACGGCACCGGGACGGTGGCGATGCGCGCGCTCAACGCCAAGGCCGCGGTCGACCGGCGGGTCGACGTGTCGCTCATCACCCTCTGCGACGGCGTGCTCATCGCGCGCAAGCACTAA
- a CDS encoding NAD(P)/FAD-dependent oxidoreductase → MTTYDAVIVGAGHNGLVCAALLAKAGRSVLVLEARDVIGGTAVSDASVWPGYTVSAASYVCSLFDPWLVDELDLRAHGFEFYRKDPYAFTPLEDGRSLLFGTDAASNAREIAKFDSGDIAGFEAYGERVERAGRALFDSFSDAEPRFDRFDDDTQALLRGSAAELVERYVRTPVIQAELVNDGLIGTNLGPRDPGTGYVLAHHLAGRILGVQGAWAYVRGGMGSITRALADVARNHGAEIRIESNVERIVTYDDGAVAVALDDGTEFGARTIASNAHPHTTFLEMVDPSALEAQFVAKVLDWKTTGPSLKLNLALGELPNFTARPGADPQPHHRATIHVAPSIDYLQRAFQDGAREGASVSPLIECFLQTPTDPSLAPPGKHILSIFAQYFPYDRADGWTHAKREEAADRIVAILGRLAPNLPNAIEARQLLAPPDLEARFGLTGGHIFHGELVPGQIYEHRFATRTPVRNLYLCGSGAHPGGCVSGFPGKRAAIAILEDLAKAENGAAA, encoded by the coding sequence ATGACCACCTACGATGCGGTGATCGTCGGCGCGGGACATAACGGCTTGGTTTGCGCCGCCTTATTGGCCAAAGCTGGCCGTTCGGTATTGGTGTTAGAGGCGCGCGATGTCATCGGCGGGACCGCCGTCAGCGACGCATCGGTCTGGCCGGGATACACCGTGTCGGCGGCGTCCTACGTGTGCAGTCTGTTCGACCCATGGCTGGTCGACGAACTGGATCTGCGAGCGCACGGCTTCGAATTCTATCGTAAGGATCCGTACGCGTTCACGCCGCTCGAAGACGGCCGTTCTCTGCTGTTCGGAACCGACGCCGCATCTAACGCTCGCGAAATAGCGAAGTTCGACTCGGGCGATATCGCCGGATTCGAAGCCTACGGAGAGCGCGTCGAGCGCGCCGGGCGGGCGCTGTTCGATTCGTTCTCGGACGCCGAACCGCGTTTCGACCGGTTCGACGACGATACGCAGGCGCTATTGCGCGGCTCGGCCGCCGAACTCGTCGAACGCTACGTTCGGACGCCGGTCATTCAAGCCGAACTCGTGAATGATGGATTGATCGGCACCAACCTTGGCCCGCGCGATCCCGGTACCGGCTACGTGCTCGCGCACCATCTTGCGGGCCGAATCCTCGGCGTCCAGGGCGCATGGGCCTACGTACGGGGTGGTATGGGCAGCATCACGCGCGCGCTGGCCGACGTCGCGCGCAATCACGGCGCCGAAATCCGAATCGAATCCAATGTCGAACGCATCGTCACCTATGACGATGGCGCGGTCGCCGTCGCACTCGATGACGGCACCGAGTTCGGCGCCCGCACGATCGCCAGCAACGCGCATCCGCACACAACGTTTCTCGAGATGGTCGACCCGTCGGCCCTGGAGGCGCAGTTCGTCGCCAAAGTGCTCGATTGGAAGACCACCGGGCCATCCTTGAAACTGAACCTAGCGCTGGGCGAACTTCCGAATTTCACCGCGCGTCCGGGCGCCGACCCCCAGCCGCATCATCGCGCGACGATCCACGTTGCCCCGTCGATCGACTACCTCCAGCGCGCGTTTCAAGACGGAGCGCGTGAAGGTGCGAGCGTCTCGCCGTTAATAGAGTGTTTCTTGCAAACACCGACCGACCCGTCGCTGGCGCCGCCCGGCAAACACATTTTGTCGATTTTTGCCCAGTATTTTCCGTACGACCGCGCCGATGGTTGGACGCACGCCAAGCGCGAAGAAGCCGCCGACCGGATCGTTGCGATCCTGGGCCGCCTCGCACCCAATCTGCCGAACGCGATCGAAGCGCGTCAACTCCTCGCGCCGCCCGATCTCGAAGCACGCTTCGGATTGACCGGCGGACACATCTTTCACGGAGAACTCGTGCCAGGACAAATTTACGAACATCGTTTCGCCACGCGCACGCCGGTGCGCAACCTGTATCTGTGCGGCTCGGGCGCGCACCCTGGTGGCTGCGTCAGCGGCTTTCCCGGCAAGCGTGCGGCGATTGCAATACTCGAGGATTTAGCGAAAGCAGAAAACGGAGCGGCAGCATGA
- a CDS encoding alkaline phosphatase family protein produces MMIRSRMLRVAFGLGIATALVSGCGAPSSESVPLLSSSSAHVVKPQAAQAIQNVIVIVQQHRSFDNVFAGFRGADAPMYGLEHNGKRVSLRPIRLESVPSCGDGEFSNYFDTVYNKGQMNGWDLVDAKDPTCPYTRIVRNEVKPYWDLAKRYALADHMFASTRYESFVDSIYLVAGTTKLQANTYAAGAPSKEPWGCDAPAGTTTPILKNGKIELGGPFPCFTQFPTIADLLDKAGVGWNVYTDRPTSSLPFDPFEAMKAVREGPDWTADTSSPASNVLNDLDSGALRPVSFVLSPVRDSDYPGNGGGPKWVQRIVEHAQKSRYWQHLAIVVVWDDFGNGSFYDNVPPAILDPMGLGFRVPLLVISPAVKHGYISRTQYEYGSILKFIEVNWNLGTLRATDERATSIRDMFDR; encoded by the coding sequence ATGATGATTCGTTCGCGCATGCTTCGAGTGGCTTTCGGACTCGGCATTGCCACCGCGCTCGTAAGCGGGTGCGGCGCGCCATCCAGTGAGTCGGTGCCGCTGCTATCGTCCTCTTCCGCGCACGTTGTTAAACCGCAAGCGGCGCAAGCGATTCAAAACGTTATCGTTATCGTTCAGCAGCATCGAAGTTTCGACAATGTGTTCGCGGGTTTTCGCGGCGCCGATGCGCCGATGTATGGCCTCGAGCACAATGGAAAACGCGTCTCGTTACGACCCATCCGCCTGGAGAGCGTGCCATCGTGCGGTGACGGCGAATTTTCGAACTACTTCGATACCGTCTATAATAAAGGCCAGATGAACGGGTGGGATTTGGTCGATGCAAAAGATCCTACGTGCCCATACACTCGCATCGTCCGCAACGAGGTCAAACCGTATTGGGACCTCGCGAAGCGGTATGCTTTGGCAGACCACATGTTTGCATCGACGCGATACGAATCGTTCGTCGACTCGATCTACCTGGTCGCCGGAACAACCAAGTTACAAGCCAATACGTATGCGGCCGGAGCGCCGAGCAAAGAACCGTGGGGTTGCGACGCCCCGGCCGGTACGACAACGCCCATTCTGAAAAACGGAAAAATCGAACTTGGCGGACCATTTCCGTGTTTCACGCAGTTTCCGACCATCGCGGACTTGCTCGACAAGGCCGGGGTCGGATGGAACGTCTATACCGACCGGCCGACGAGCTCATTGCCGTTCGACCCCTTCGAGGCGATGAAGGCCGTACGCGAAGGCCCGGACTGGACCGCCGACACGAGCTCGCCCGCATCGAACGTTCTCAACGATCTCGACTCTGGTGCACTGCGGCCGGTGTCGTTCGTCCTCTCGCCCGTTCGAGATTCGGACTATCCGGGTAACGGCGGCGGACCCAAGTGGGTGCAACGCATCGTCGAGCACGCGCAGAAAAGCCGCTATTGGCAGCATCTGGCGATCGTCGTCGTATGGGATGATTTTGGCAACGGCTCGTTCTACGACAACGTCCCTCCAGCCATCCTCGACCCAATGGGACTCGGCTTTCGCGTCCCATTGTTGGTGATATCGCCGGCCGTCAAACACGGCTACATTTCGCGCACGCAATACGAGTACGGTAGCATCTTGAAATTTATCGAAGTCAACTGGAATCTCGGAACTCTGCGTGCGACAGACGAACGCGCGACCAGCATCCGCGACATGTTCGACCGATAG
- a CDS encoding DUF3311 domain-containing protein produces MPFVNHVEPRVLGLPFVLAWIAWWVVVTPAFLWTLGRIERHW; encoded by the coding sequence GTGCCATTCGTTAACCACGTCGAGCCACGGGTGCTCGGTTTGCCATTCGTGTTGGCGTGGATTGCCTGGTGGGTTGTGGTGACACCGGCGTTCTTGTGGACGCTCGGACGGATCGAACGGCATTGGTAA